In one Acidobacteriota bacterium genomic region, the following are encoded:
- a CDS encoding FAD-binding protein encodes MTETARDPETAWSSDVLVIGGGFGGLAAAIRVKELAPDASVTLVDKQTIGWGGKANKGAGVLWVLGPEDDLDAFVAYHVNQIGIFLNDQELLRAMAAESYGGVRKLAEWGVKVMKTPSGELDLSRLPSGWSLAAVDLDMMRPLRAKAARAGVKLVDKTHLVELLKEEGRVTGAAGFRLLDGRMAVFGAKATILANGDCDFGVMRMWASATGDGIAAAYHAGAEMRNAEFGNFYDVVNKGTGIPVVFGFHHLYNARGEQISSRYIEGPQPDIPVSIILGMEREVLEGRGPLYVDMEEYGSSMGNGGIFKWHRPHLEALFAIEDAKARQYGAPPAKRVEASLGFTGELSPVRVDHDMRTTVPGLWAIGDTSYAGSAWAGATEAPPGRLRGSGLMNALLGALRAAPSVSGSLAGTALPSADPADVARIEESIFAPLHREGGARAEDAIRAVQEVVIPVRYSMRRNRERLEEALDRIAAVQARLPGLGARDPHELGRCHEARAIALCAEIGFRAALARTESRGWHYREDHPRRDDANWLRWVIVKKGGDGMVVDTEAVPVERFRIQPAPAVPDAVVDHGELVGVTPEMIDWWWVNMEKGYPLWEPEAHKSFVWEVPPPAGGYLGAIQVAEEKMGPLPPMKIRIRWDDPDRCPIRPRYEHAIVASGIDPDGNVGAMILHEWEASPRGTRMRSTMRFFGPVPPRLPEIWKAHDRSEVSTFPEFLPDLYRLWQRVEDPAINRQCSLARKLKK; translated from the coding sequence ATGACGGAAACGGCAAGAGACCCGGAGACGGCCTGGAGCTCCGATGTCCTCGTGATCGGCGGCGGCTTTGGCGGGCTCGCCGCCGCGATCCGGGTCAAGGAGTTGGCTCCGGACGCGAGCGTGACGCTCGTGGACAAGCAGACGATCGGCTGGGGGGGGAAGGCGAACAAGGGCGCCGGGGTGCTGTGGGTCCTCGGTCCCGAAGACGATCTCGACGCCTTCGTCGCCTATCACGTGAACCAGATCGGAATCTTCCTCAACGACCAGGAGCTGCTCCGCGCGATGGCGGCGGAATCGTACGGGGGGGTGAGGAAACTGGCGGAGTGGGGGGTCAAGGTGATGAAGACCCCTTCGGGGGAGCTGGACCTCAGCCGCCTGCCGTCCGGGTGGTCGCTGGCCGCCGTGGACCTGGACATGATGCGGCCGCTGCGGGCGAAGGCCGCCAGGGCAGGGGTGAAGCTCGTCGACAAGACCCACCTGGTCGAACTGCTGAAGGAGGAGGGACGCGTCACCGGCGCCGCCGGGTTCCGTCTTCTCGACGGCCGCATGGCGGTCTTTGGCGCGAAGGCCACCATCCTCGCCAACGGCGACTGCGATTTCGGCGTCATGCGGATGTGGGCGAGTGCCACCGGCGACGGGATTGCGGCCGCCTATCACGCGGGCGCCGAAATGCGCAACGCGGAGTTCGGCAATTTCTACGATGTCGTCAACAAGGGCACCGGCATCCCGGTCGTTTTCGGTTTCCACCATCTCTACAACGCCCGCGGCGAACAGATCAGTTCCAGGTACATCGAGGGGCCCCAGCCGGACATCCCGGTTTCGATCATCCTCGGGATGGAGCGTGAGGTCCTTGAGGGGCGCGGGCCCCTCTACGTCGACATGGAGGAGTACGGGAGCTCCATGGGGAACGGCGGAATCTTCAAATGGCACCGGCCGCACCTCGAGGCGCTGTTCGCGATCGAAGACGCCAAGGCTCGGCAATACGGCGCGCCCCCGGCGAAGCGGGTGGAGGCCTCGCTCGGTTTCACCGGGGAGCTTTCGCCGGTCAGGGTCGACCATGACATGAGGACGACGGTTCCGGGGCTCTGGGCCATCGGCGACACGAGCTATGCCGGCTCGGCGTGGGCGGGCGCGACGGAGGCTCCCCCCGGGAGGCTCCGGGGTTCGGGGCTGATGAACGCCCTGCTCGGCGCCCTGAGGGCGGCCCCCTCGGTGTCCGGCTCCCTGGCGGGGACGGCGCTCCCGTCGGCGGACCCTGCGGACGTGGCGCGCATCGAGGAGTCGATCTTCGCGCCGCTTCACCGGGAGGGAGGCGCCCGGGCGGAGGATGCCATCCGGGCCGTACAGGAGGTGGTGATCCCGGTCAGGTACAGCATGCGCCGGAACCGCGAGAGGCTCGAGGAGGCCCTGGACAGGATCGCGGCCGTCCAGGCCCGGCTGCCCGGGCTCGGCGCCAGGGACCCGCACGAGCTGGGCCGGTGCCATGAAGCCCGCGCCATTGCCCTGTGCGCCGAGATCGGGTTCCGCGCCGCCCTGGCGCGGACCGAAAGCCGGGGGTGGCATTACCGGGAGGACCATCCCCGGCGCGACGACGCGAACTGGCTCCGGTGGGTGATCGTGAAAAAGGGGGGGGACGGAATGGTCGTCGACACCGAGGCCGTCCCCGTGGAGCGCTTCAGGATCCAGCCCGCTCCGGCCGTGCCCGACGCGGTGGTCGATCACGGCGAGCTGGTGGGCGTCACCCCCGAGATGATCGACTGGTGGTGGGTCAACATGGAGAAGGGCTACCCCCTGTGGGAACCGGAGGCCCACAAATCGTTCGTGTGGGAGGTGCCGCCCCCCGCGGGCGGCTACCTGGGCGCCATCCAGGTAGCGGAGGAAAAGATGGGCCCCCTGCCGCCGATGAAGATCCGGATCCGGTGGGACGACCCGGACCGCTGTCCCATCCGGCCGAGGTACGAACACGCGATCGTCGCTTCGGGAATCGATCCCGATGGGAACGTGGGAGCCATGATCCTGCACGAGTGGGAAGCCAGTCCCCGCGGGACCCGGATGCGGTCGACGATGCGCTTTTTCGGCCCCGTCCCTCCCAGGCTGCCGGAGATCTGGAAAGCGCACGACCGGTCGGAAGTATCGACGTTTCCGGAATTCCTCCCCGATCTTTACCGATTGTGGCAGAGGGTCGAGGACCCGGCCATCAACAGGCAGTGTTCGCTGGCAAGGAAGCTTAAAAAATGA
- a CDS encoding hydrolase, giving the protein MTDDRTRPEGQHPRTDARSRAESRARAALPPLTPEEEARPFAKYFYEEMKPCDPAHYALMDRPVDPARAFGPGEINRLLDVGRLETEEVETGWCLLPDGVGFVANRMFHPGVTADMIDWWFAWHPLEDLRYRIWYPPGHAGVALERADRARILDPGIPNREKNWGVTHHVTENCGCGMESIDIGFRSPADMGFDMERFHRVAATFAGGEGWSVPVDAGEDAVAAPAIMCHVFYEVPGGLVQRTRFWMGCRFTGPGRAQSCLPPGVAVPAAPVQGLARHNVREFTRLGDLLPRIYRELGPGLEC; this is encoded by the coding sequence ATGACCGACGACAGAACCCGACCCGAAGGGCAGCACCCCCGGACCGATGCCCGGAGCCGGGCCGAGAGCCGGGCCAGGGCCGCGCTCCCCCCGCTCACGCCGGAGGAGGAGGCGCGTCCCTTCGCCAAATACTTCTACGAAGAGATGAAGCCGTGCGACCCGGCCCACTACGCGCTGATGGACCGGCCCGTGGACCCCGCCCGCGCCTTCGGCCCCGGGGAGATCAACCGGCTGCTGGACGTCGGGAGGCTGGAAACCGAAGAGGTGGAGACCGGCTGGTGCCTGCTGCCCGACGGCGTCGGCTTCGTCGCCAACCGGATGTTCCACCCCGGGGTGACGGCCGACATGATCGACTGGTGGTTCGCCTGGCACCCGCTCGAAGACCTGCGCTACCGCATCTGGTACCCGCCCGGGCACGCCGGCGTCGCGCTCGAGCGCGCCGACCGGGCGCGGATCCTCGATCCCGGCATCCCCAACCGGGAGAAGAACTGGGGGGTGACGCACCACGTGACGGAAAACTGCGGCTGCGGCATGGAGTCGATCGACATCGGCTTCCGCTCCCCGGCGGACATGGGCTTCGACATGGAGCGCTTCCACAGGGTGGCTGCGACCTTCGCCGGAGGGGAGGGGTGGTCGGTCCCGGTCGACGCCGGGGAGGACGCCGTCGCGGCGCCCGCCATCATGTGCCACGTATTCTACGAGGTCCCCGGCGGCCTGGTGCAGCGCACCCGCTTCTGGATGGGGTGCCGGTTTACGGGGCCGGGCAGGGCGCAGTCGTGCCTCCCGCCGGGCGTCGCCGTCCCCGCGGCGCCCGTCCAGGGCCTGGCCCGGCACAACGTGCGGGAGTTCACGCGCCTGGGCGACCTCCTGCCCCGCATCTACCGGGAACTGGGCCCTGGCCTGGAATGCTGA
- the fdnG gene encoding formate dehydrogenase-N subunit alpha, with protein MKVTRRGFFKITAAGSTSLAAMGFSPAAALAQARRFKLQRTSETRNTCPYCSVGCGLILYGLGDHSKNSRAAIIHIEGDPDHPVNRGTLCPKGASLIDFIHSPNRLKYPEYREPGGTEWKRVTWDWALDRIARLMKEDRDRNFLEKSGALTVNRWTTTAFLAASASSNETGYLTVKVLRALGMTALDNQARVUHGPTVAGLAPTFGRGAMTNNWVDIKNADVILVMGGNPAEAHPCGFKWAIEAKIRKGARLIVVDPRFNRTAAVADVYAQIRPGSDIAFLGGVMRYLLANDRIQHDYVRRYTNAPFLVREDFGFEEGLFSGYDGAARRYDRSSWAYELDAEGYARVDESMQHPRSVLQLMKRHYEPYTPEAVAGVTGVPAERFLEICDLIASTAAPERTLTSLYALGWTQHTVGSQNIRAIACIQLLLGNMGMPGGGVNALRGHSNIQGLTDLGVMSHLLPGYLGIPTEAEPDLGTHLARRTPRPLRPGQMNYWQNYPKFFVSLLKAWYGPAATRGNDFAYDWLPKNDKVYDILQVFQLMAEGKVHGYVCQGFNPLASVPDKGKLSSAMAKLKFLVVIDPLATETSNFWQNHGEFNDVDPAAIPTEVFRLPSTCFAEEEGSLVNSGRWLQWHWKGAEPPEEARGDVEIMAGLFTRLRRLYAAEGGAFPDPVLNLYWPYRIEAVPSAEELAREFNGYALEDIPVPGRPGKFLARRGEQVPGFGALQADGRTACGCWIYAGCWTEAGNQMARRDPADPYGLGVTPGWAWSWPANRRILYNRASADAGGRPWDPERKYVFWDGERWGGADVPDYKADSLPEDGMGPFIMNAEGVGRLFALGGMAEGPFPTHYEPFETPLGGNRFAPRAVSNPAVRLFEEDREKLGGADEFPFVATTYRLTEHFHFWTKHAGIPAILQPQAFAEIGEGLAELRGIRSGDMVVVRSRRGRIRLAALVTKRIRPLQVEGNTVHLVGLPLHWGFDGLTRPGHLVNTLTPFVGDPNVETPEFKAFLVDIQKA; from the coding sequence GTGAAAGTCACCAGACGCGGATTTTTCAAGATCACGGCCGCGGGATCCACGAGCCTGGCGGCCATGGGTTTCTCCCCCGCGGCGGCGCTCGCCCAGGCGCGGCGGTTCAAGCTCCAGCGCACGAGCGAGACCCGCAACACCTGTCCCTACTGCTCGGTCGGGTGCGGCCTCATTCTCTACGGGCTCGGGGACCATTCCAAGAACTCGCGAGCGGCCATCATCCACATCGAGGGGGACCCGGACCATCCCGTAAACCGCGGCACCCTCTGCCCGAAGGGGGCCAGCCTCATCGATTTCATCCACAGCCCCAACCGGCTGAAATATCCTGAATACCGGGAGCCGGGGGGGACGGAGTGGAAGCGCGTCACCTGGGACTGGGCCCTCGACCGGATCGCGCGGCTGATGAAGGAGGACCGGGACCGGAACTTTCTGGAAAAGAGCGGCGCCCTCACCGTCAACCGCTGGACGACCACGGCGTTTCTCGCCGCTTCGGCGTCCTCGAACGAGACCGGGTATCTCACCGTGAAGGTGCTGCGCGCGCTCGGGATGACGGCCCTGGACAACCAGGCCCGGGTTTGACACGGCCCCACGGTGGCCGGTCTGGCCCCCACCTTCGGTCGCGGCGCGATGACGAACAACTGGGTCGACATCAAAAACGCCGACGTCATCCTGGTCATGGGCGGCAACCCCGCCGAGGCGCACCCCTGCGGATTCAAGTGGGCGATCGAGGCCAAGATCCGCAAGGGCGCGCGTCTCATCGTCGTGGACCCGCGCTTCAACCGCACGGCCGCGGTCGCGGACGTCTACGCGCAGATCCGCCCCGGCTCCGACATCGCCTTCCTGGGCGGTGTCATGCGCTACCTGCTCGCGAATGACCGGATCCAGCACGACTACGTGCGCCGCTACACCAACGCCCCGTTCCTGGTCCGGGAGGATTTCGGTTTCGAGGAGGGGCTCTTCAGCGGCTACGACGGCGCCGCGCGCCGCTATGACAGGAGCAGCTGGGCCTACGAGCTCGACGCCGAAGGTTACGCCAGGGTCGACGAATCGATGCAGCACCCGCGCTCGGTGCTGCAGCTGATGAAGCGGCACTACGAACCCTACACCCCCGAGGCGGTGGCCGGCGTCACCGGCGTGCCGGCGGAACGTTTCCTCGAGATCTGCGACCTCATCGCCTCGACGGCCGCGCCCGAGCGGACCCTGACGAGCCTGTACGCGCTCGGATGGACGCAGCACACGGTCGGGAGTCAGAACATCCGCGCGATCGCCTGCATCCAGCTCCTGCTGGGGAACATGGGGATGCCGGGCGGGGGGGTGAACGCGCTGCGGGGCCACTCGAACATCCAGGGGCTGACCGACCTGGGGGTGATGAGCCACCTCCTCCCCGGCTACCTCGGCATCCCGACGGAGGCGGAGCCCGATCTCGGGACCCATCTCGCCCGGCGCACGCCGAGGCCGCTGCGGCCGGGGCAGATGAACTACTGGCAGAACTACCCGAAGTTCTTCGTTTCGCTCCTGAAGGCGTGGTACGGCCCCGCCGCCACCCGGGGAAACGACTTCGCCTACGACTGGCTGCCGAAGAACGACAAGGTCTACGACATCCTGCAGGTGTTCCAGCTGATGGCCGAGGGGAAGGTCCACGGCTACGTCTGCCAGGGGTTCAACCCGCTGGCCTCCGTGCCCGACAAGGGGAAGCTGTCGTCGGCGATGGCGAAGCTCAAGTTCCTCGTGGTCATCGACCCGCTCGCGACCGAGACCTCGAACTTCTGGCAGAACCACGGCGAGTTCAACGACGTGGACCCCGCGGCGATTCCAACCGAGGTCTTCCGCCTCCCCTCCACCTGTTTCGCCGAGGAGGAGGGTTCGCTCGTGAACTCCGGCCGCTGGCTGCAGTGGCACTGGAAGGGGGCGGAGCCGCCCGAGGAGGCGCGGGGGGACGTCGAGATCATGGCCGGTCTCTTCACGCGCCTGCGCCGGCTGTACGCGGCCGAAGGGGGCGCGTTCCCCGACCCGGTCCTCAACCTGTACTGGCCCTACCGGATCGAGGCGGTGCCGTCGGCGGAGGAGCTGGCGCGGGAGTTCAACGGCTACGCCCTCGAGGACATCCCCGTGCCGGGACGACCGGGAAAGTTCCTGGCGCGCCGGGGGGAACAGGTGCCGGGCTTCGGCGCCCTGCAGGCGGACGGGCGGACCGCCTGCGGCTGCTGGATCTACGCCGGCTGCTGGACCGAGGCGGGCAACCAGATGGCGCGGCGCGACCCCGCCGACCCCTACGGTCTGGGCGTCACCCCGGGCTGGGCCTGGTCCTGGCCGGCCAACCGCCGCATCCTCTATAACCGCGCCTCGGCCGACGCCGGGGGGCGCCCCTGGGACCCGGAGCGAAAATACGTGTTCTGGGACGGGGAGCGGTGGGGGGGGGCCGACGTCCCCGACTACAAGGCCGACAGCCTTCCGGAGGACGGCATGGGCCCCTTCATCATGAACGCGGAGGGGGTCGGCCGCCTCTTCGCCCTGGGCGGGATGGCCGAAGGCCCCTTTCCCACCCACTACGAGCCTTTCGAGACCCCGCTCGGCGGCAACCGGTTCGCGCCCCGGGCCGTCTCCAACCCCGCCGTGCGCCTGTTCGAGGAGGACCGGGAAAAGCTCGGAGGGGCCGACGAGTTTCCCTTTGTCGCCACCACCTACCGGCTGACCGAGCACTTCCACTTCTGGACCAAGCACGCCGGGATCCCGGCCATCCTGCAGCCGCAGGCCTTCGCCGAGATCGGCGAAGGCCTGGCCGAGCTGCGCGGCATCCGAAGCGGGGACATGGTCGTGGTCCGGTCACGCCGCGGCCGGATCCGGCTGGCGGCCCTGGTGACGAAGCGCATCCGCCCCCTCCAGGTCGAGGGGAACACGGTGCACCTGGTGGGGCTTCCGCTGCACTGGGGGTTCGACGGGCTGACCCGGCCGGGGCACCTCGTCAACACCCTGACCCCCTTCGTGGGGGACCCGAACGTGGAGACCCCTGAATTCAAGGCCTTCCTCGTCGACATCCAGAAGGCATAG
- the fdxH gene encoding formate dehydrogenase subunit beta yields the protein MAQHALDIVQSSATTFSSPSARRTLEVAKLIDVSRCIGCKACQAACLEWNDLRGPVGGFEGAYTNPPDLDDQNWCLMRFHEEEIDGALQWLILKDGCMHCADPGCLRACPAPGAVVRHSNGIVDFDQEKCIGCGYCISGCPFDIPRLRREDSRVYKCTLCSDRVAVGLAPACVKSCPTQALMFGSRGEMHAVAAERVAELRGRGYRNAAPYDPPGVSGTHVFYVLPHGDRPEAYGLPRDPAVSPVVEVWRSPVARGIGVFTMFAVLAAGILHYMRHGPLQAPGEKEENEP from the coding sequence ATGGCGCAGCATGCGCTCGACATCGTTCAAAGCTCCGCTACCACGTTCTCCTCCCCCTCGGCGCGCCGGACGCTGGAGGTGGCCAAGCTCATCGACGTGTCCCGCTGCATCGGGTGCAAGGCGTGCCAGGCCGCCTGCCTGGAGTGGAACGACCTGCGCGGCCCGGTGGGGGGCTTCGAGGGCGCCTATACCAACCCGCCCGATCTCGACGACCAGAACTGGTGCCTGATGCGGTTTCACGAGGAGGAGATCGACGGCGCGCTCCAGTGGCTGATCCTGAAGGACGGCTGCATGCACTGCGCCGACCCGGGGTGCCTGCGCGCCTGCCCCGCGCCGGGCGCCGTCGTGCGCCACTCGAACGGCATCGTCGATTTCGACCAGGAGAAGTGCATCGGCTGCGGCTACTGCATCTCGGGCTGCCCGTTTGACATCCCGCGCCTCCGCCGGGAGGACTCCAGGGTCTATAAGTGCACCCTATGCTCCGACCGGGTGGCGGTCGGGCTCGCCCCCGCCTGCGTCAAGAGCTGCCCGACGCAGGCCCTGATGTTCGGCTCCCGCGGGGAAATGCACGCCGTGGCCGCTGAAAGGGTCGCGGAGCTGCGCGGGCGCGGCTACCGGAACGCCGCCCCGTACGATCCCCCGGGCGTTTCGGGGACCCACGTCTTTTACGTGCTCCCGCACGGCGACCGGCCGGAGGCGTACGGGCTCCCGCGCGACCCGGCCGTAAGCCCCGTCGTCGAGGTGTGGCGCAGCCCGGTGGCGCGCGGCATCGGCGTCTTCACCATGTTCGCGGTCCTCGCGGCCGGCATCCTGCACTACATGAGGCACGGGCCGCTGCAGGCCCCCGGGGAAAAAGAGGAGAACGAGCCATGA
- a CDS encoding formate dehydrogenase subunit gamma, protein MTRERIDTILRHPVGERVTHWAVAIVFLFLFTSGLALFHPFFFWIASLYGSGQMMRFLHPLAGVLLVVLFYPYAARVWRDNRWTAADDGWVRQMWAFMRKEVHPSDTGKYNAGQKLMFWSMVPLIALLLLSGVVIWQPWFAPVFPAPLRRWAALVHAVCSFAMFVGIGVHWYAAYWTRGSIRAMVRGYVSPSWARFHHPAWFREISGREE, encoded by the coding sequence ATGACTCGAGAGCGCATCGACACGATCCTGCGGCACCCGGTGGGGGAGCGCGTCACTCACTGGGCCGTCGCCATCGTCTTCCTCTTCCTCTTCACCTCGGGACTGGCGCTGTTCCACCCCTTCTTCTTCTGGATCGCCTCCCTGTACGGGAGCGGCCAGATGATGCGGTTCCTGCACCCGCTCGCCGGGGTGCTGCTCGTCGTGCTCTTCTATCCCTACGCCGCCAGGGTGTGGCGGGACAACCGCTGGACGGCGGCCGACGACGGGTGGGTGAGGCAGATGTGGGCGTTCATGCGCAAGGAGGTGCACCCGTCCGACACGGGGAAATACAACGCCGGCCAGAAGCTGATGTTCTGGTCGATGGTCCCGCTGATCGCCCTGCTCCTGCTGAGCGGCGTCGTCATCTGGCAGCCCTGGTTCGCCCCCGTTTTCCCCGCCCCCCTCCGGCGCTGGGCCGCGCTCGTGCACGCGGTCTGCTCCTTCGCGATGTTCGTCGGGATCGGCGTTCACTGGTACGCCGCCTACTGGACGCGCGGGTCTATCCGCGCCATGGTGCGCGGGTATGTCTCCCCCTCCTGGGCGAGATTCCACCACCCCGCCTGGTTCCGCGAAATCTCGGGGAGGGAGGAGTGA
- a CDS encoding formate dehydrogenase accessory protein FdhE, with product MKGAMAAAGIPDIVEVRLPDPEAVFAARAERFRTLAGAGAMADYLGACAALCRAQGEALPGCGAGWRAALETILGAMRRVPLPVQARAAIGRLASFSGEELEAAAGRILAGSYTEADLPFAPFIGAALQAVWTARAAGAGVPEGKPSRDCCPVCGAPPVAGVVAGDIGVRHLVCALCATEWYLPRLCCSACGSTEAMAYLALEGGAAGVKAECCRRCRTYLKLFYLESAPGAEPFADDAATVALDIRLSGEGYARAGANPYLLPGP from the coding sequence GTGAAGGGGGCGATGGCGGCCGCGGGGATCCCCGACATCGTCGAGGTGCGCCTCCCCGACCCCGAAGCGGTTTTCGCCGCGCGCGCGGAGCGTTTCCGGACGCTCGCGGGGGCGGGCGCGATGGCCGATTACCTCGGGGCGTGCGCGGCGCTGTGCCGGGCCCAGGGGGAGGCGCTCCCGGGGTGCGGCGCCGGTTGGCGCGCGGCGCTGGAAACGATCCTCGGCGCCATGCGGCGGGTCCCGCTTCCCGTGCAGGCGCGCGCCGCGATCGGGCGGCTGGCCTCTTTTTCCGGTGAGGAACTCGAGGCGGCGGCCGGGCGCATCCTGGCGGGAAGCTATACGGAGGCCGATCTGCCCTTCGCCCCCTTCATCGGCGCGGCCCTGCAGGCGGTCTGGACGGCGCGCGCCGCCGGCGCGGGGGTCCCGGAAGGGAAGCCGTCCCGGGACTGCTGCCCCGTCTGCGGGGCCCCGCCGGTGGCGGGCGTGGTGGCGGGCGACATCGGGGTGCGCCATCTCGTCTGCGCCCTCTGCGCGACGGAGTGGTACCTGCCGCGTCTCTGCTGCTCCGCCTGCGGGTCGACCGAGGCGATGGCCTACCTGGCGCTCGAGGGGGGCGCCGCGGGGGTGAAGGCCGAATGCTGCCGCCGGTGCCGCACCTACCTGAAGCTGTTCTACCTCGAGTCGGCCCCGGGGGCGGAGCCGTTCGCCGACGACGCCGCCACGGTCGCCCTGGACATCCGGCTGTCCGGCGAAGGGTACGCCCGTGCGGGCGCCAACCCCTACCTGCTCCCCGGCCCCTGA
- a CDS encoding bifunctional O-acetylhomoserine aminocarboxypropyltransferase/cysteine synthase (catalyzes the formation of L-methionine and acetate from O-acetyl-L-homoserine and methanethiol): protein MSADYRLATLALHAGQEPDPATSARAVPIYATSSFVFRDSGHAADLFALREFGNIYSRIMNPTNDVLEKRLAAIDGGGGALAFASGQAAIMAAILTLARAGQNFVASTRLYGGTWTLFTQTLKRLGVEARFFDPGRPEEIGSLVDEGTRCVYVESIGNPTNDIPDFGAIAGTARRHGLPLIVDNTVTPALFRPIEHGADIVVYSTTKFIGGHGVHIGGAVVDSGRFPWTAEPAKWPEFTAPSEAYHGLVLSEALGPLAHLAFIVHARTHWLRDTGASMSPFGAFLFLLGLETLPLRMERHARNALDLARWLEAHPAVEWVNYPGLESHRHHRLALRYFPDGAGAILGFGIRGGSAAGVRFIDNVRLASHLANIGDAKTLVIHPASTTHSQLTERERADAGVTPEYIRVSVGIEDIEDIRKDFDRALAAAWAQGPGSR from the coding sequence ATGAGCGCCGACTACCGACTGGCCACCCTGGCCCTTCACGCCGGGCAGGAACCAGATCCCGCGACCTCCGCCCGCGCCGTACCGATTTACGCCACCTCCAGCTTCGTGTTCCGGGACTCCGGCCACGCGGCCGATCTCTTCGCGCTGCGCGAGTTCGGCAACATCTATTCCCGCATCATGAACCCGACCAACGACGTCCTGGAGAAAAGACTCGCGGCCATCGACGGCGGCGGCGGCGCGCTCGCCTTTGCGAGCGGCCAGGCGGCGATCATGGCCGCCATCCTCACCCTCGCCCGCGCGGGCCAGAACTTCGTTGCCTCCACCCGACTGTACGGGGGAACCTGGACGCTGTTCACCCAGACCCTGAAAAGACTCGGGGTCGAGGCCCGCTTCTTCGACCCGGGGCGGCCGGAGGAGATCGGGAGCCTGGTGGACGAAGGCACCCGGTGCGTCTATGTGGAATCGATCGGGAACCCCACCAACGACATTCCCGATTTCGGTGCAATCGCCGGGACCGCCCGCCGGCACGGGCTGCCCCTGATCGTCGACAACACGGTGACCCCCGCCCTGTTCCGGCCCATCGAGCACGGGGCGGATATCGTCGTGTATTCCACCACGAAATTCATCGGGGGGCACGGCGTCCACATCGGCGGCGCCGTCGTCGACAGCGGCCGCTTCCCCTGGACCGCGGAGCCGGCGAAATGGCCCGAATTCACCGCTCCCAGCGAGGCATACCACGGGCTGGTGCTGTCGGAGGCGCTCGGGCCGCTGGCGCACCTGGCCTTCATCGTTCACGCCCGCACGCACTGGCTGCGGGATACGGGCGCCTCGATGAGCCCGTTCGGCGCCTTTCTCTTCCTCCTGGGTCTGGAGACGCTCCCCCTGCGGATGGAACGGCACGCGCGCAACGCGCTCGACCTGGCCCGCTGGCTCGAGGCTCACCCGGCCGTCGAGTGGGTGAACTATCCCGGCCTGGAAAGCCACCGCCACCATCGGCTCGCGCTCCGGTACTTCCCCGACGGGGCCGGGGCCATCCTGGGGTTCGGCATCCGGGGAGGGAGCGCGGCGGGGGTCCGCTTCATCGACAACGTCAGACTCGCCAGCCACCTGGCCAACATCGGGGACGCGAAGACCCTCGTCATCCACCCCGCCTCGACCACCCATTCGCAGCTGACCGAACGCGAGCGGGCCGACGCGGGCGTCACCCCGGAGTACATCCGCGTCTCGGTGGGGATCGAGGATATCGAGGATATCCGGAAGGACTTCGACCGCGCGCTCGCCGCCGCGTGGGCTCAGGGGCCGGGGAGCAGGTAG
- the cysK gene encoding cysteine synthase A translates to MAKIFEDNSRSIGNTPLVRLHRVAAGLDAAVLAKIEGRNPSYSVKCRIGAAMIWDAERKGILRPGSGKVTIVEPTSGNTGIALAFVAASRGYPLVLTMPETMSLERRRLLKAFGADLVLTEGPRGMPGAIARAEEIVASDPRKYWMPQQFQNPANPEIHFQTTGPEIWNDTDGRTDILVCGVGTGGTITGVGRYFKLARKRPLWSVAVEPAESPVLTAVRAGEAPKPGPHKIQGIGAGFVPGVLDLGLVDEVERVTSDEALDMARRLHREEGISAGISSGAAVAAAVRVAARPEHAGKQVVVVLPDAGDRYHSSILFQDITV, encoded by the coding sequence ATGGCCAAGATATTCGAGGACAACTCCCGTTCGATAGGCAACACCCCCCTGGTCAGGCTCCACCGCGTTGCGGCCGGACTCGACGCCGCGGTCCTGGCGAAAATCGAGGGGCGCAACCCCTCCTACTCGGTCAAATGCCGCATCGGCGCCGCCATGATCTGGGACGCCGAACGCAAGGGGATCCTCCGACCCGGATCGGGCAAGGTCACCATCGTGGAACCGACCAGCGGCAATACCGGGATCGCCCTGGCCTTCGTCGCCGCCTCCCGCGGGTATCCGCTCGTGCTGACCATGCCCGAAACCATGTCCCTGGAACGGCGCCGGCTGCTCAAGGCCTTCGGCGCCGACCTCGTCCTGACCGAGGGGCCACGGGGGATGCCGGGGGCCATAGCCCGGGCGGAGGAGATCGTCGCTTCCGATCCGCGGAAATACTGGATGCCGCAGCAGTTCCAGAACCCGGCCAACCCGGAGATCCATTTCCAGACTACGGGACCGGAGATCTGGAACGACACCGACGGCCGGACCGACATCCTGGTCTGCGGGGTGGGGACCGGGGGGACCATCACCGGCGTCGGCCGCTATTTCAAGCTGGCGCGCAAACGCCCGCTCTGGAGCGTGGCGGTGGAACCGGCCGAGTCCCCCGTGCTCACTGCCGTCCGCGCCGGGGAGGCGCCCAAACCGGGGCCCCACAAGATCCAGGGGATCGGCGCCGGTTTCGTTCCCGGGGTCCTCGACCTCGGCCTCGTGGACGAGGTCGAGCGGGTGACGAGCGATGAGGCCCTCGACATGGCCCGCCGCCTCCACCGCGAGGAGGGGATCAGCGCGGGCATTTCCTCCGGCGCCGCGGTGGCGGCCGCCGTCCGGGTGGCGGCGCGCCCCGAACACGCCGGGAAACAGGTCGTCGTCGTCCTCCCCGACGCCGGGGACCGCTACCACTCGTCGATCCTGTTCCAGGACATCACCGTCTAG